Proteins found in one Candidatus Delongbacteria bacterium genomic segment:
- a CDS encoding DUF1015 family protein encodes MAVFTPFQGFRPRAELAARVACRPYDVLNSAEARLEAEGNPHTFLHVDKSEIDLPADVDLYDDRVYAKARENLDRFIALGVLIQDDTDCFYIYRQHMDGRVQTGWVGCCSVDDYLTDVIRKHEHTRADKEKDRIRHVDECDANVGLVFLTYRGQARLDQIAEQWTESRPPVYDFESGGVRHQWWVLDDAKLQAEVTAGFAKVKNLYVADGHHRSASAAKVGEQRRAANPKHTGDEEYNRFLAVCFPSDQLHIMDYNRLIKDLGGRTPQQFLADLERAFMVEPAGERGAPCKPAERGNFGLYLEGCWYRLTARPEVVPADDPVACLDVAVLQKNLLTDMLGITDPRTDKRLDFVGGIRGLAELERRVDEDGFACAVAMYPTSIDDLMAVADSGQVMPPKSTWFEPKLYSGLVVHRLS; translated from the coding sequence ATGGCGGTCTTCACCCCCTTCCAGGGCTTCCGGCCCCGCGCCGAGTTGGCGGCGCGCGTGGCCTGCCGGCCCTATGACGTGCTCAATTCCGCCGAGGCCCGGCTGGAGGCCGAGGGCAACCCCCACACCTTCCTGCACGTGGACAAGTCGGAGATCGACCTGCCCGCGGACGTGGACCTCTACGACGACCGCGTCTACGCCAAAGCCCGCGAGAACCTGGACCGCTTCATCGCCCTGGGTGTGCTGATCCAGGACGACACGGACTGCTTCTACATCTATCGCCAGCACATGGACGGCCGCGTCCAGACCGGCTGGGTGGGCTGCTGCAGCGTGGACGACTATCTGACGGACGTGATCCGCAAGCACGAGCACACGCGCGCCGACAAGGAGAAGGACCGCATCCGGCACGTGGACGAGTGCGACGCCAACGTGGGGCTGGTCTTCCTCACCTATCGCGGCCAGGCCCGGCTGGACCAGATCGCCGAGCAGTGGACGGAGAGCCGCCCGCCGGTCTATGACTTCGAGTCCGGCGGCGTGCGTCACCAGTGGTGGGTGCTGGACGACGCCAAACTGCAGGCGGAAGTCACGGCGGGCTTCGCCAAGGTCAAGAACCTCTACGTGGCCGACGGCCACCACCGCAGCGCCAGCGCGGCCAAGGTGGGCGAGCAGCGCCGGGCGGCCAATCCGAAGCACACGGGGGACGAGGAGTACAACCGCTTCCTGGCGGTCTGCTTCCCCAGCGACCAGCTGCACATCATGGACTACAACCGCCTGATCAAGGACCTGGGCGGCCGCACGCCCCAGCAGTTCCTGGCGGACCTGGAGCGCGCTTTCATGGTGGAGCCCGCCGGCGAGCGCGGCGCGCCCTGCAAGCCCGCGGAGCGCGGCAACTTCGGCCTCTATTTGGAAGGGTGCTGGTACCGGCTGACGGCCCGCCCCGAGGTGGTGCCGGCGGACGATCCGGTGGCCTGCCTGGACGTGGCCGTGCTGCAGAAGAACCTGCTCACCGACATGCTGGGCATCACGGATCCGCGCACGGACAAGCGGCTGGATTTCGTGGGCGGCATCCGCGGGCTGGCCGAGCTGGAGCGGCGCGTGGACGAGGACGGCTTCGCCTGCGCCGTGGCCATGTATCCCACGTCCATCGACGACCTGATGGCTGTGGCCGACTCGGGCCAGGTCATGCCGCCCAAGAGCACCTGGTTCGAGCCCAAGCTCTACAGCGGGCTGGTGGTGCACCGGCTGAGCTGA
- a CDS encoding alanine--glyoxylate aminotransferase family protein, with amino-acid sequence MAHKKLFIPGPVDVRPDVLAAMATPMMGHRSKDASALQRAISEKLQQVFQTREQILLSTSSGSGLMEGSIRSFTQKGVAVFSVGAFGKRWYEMAVQNGKTADLFEVPQGQHTTAEAVEAALATGKYDTFTITHNETSSGVMNPVAEIAEVRRRYPDVLWLMDAVSSMGGAPIAVDELGVDCCITSSQKALALPPGLAACSVTKRAIERGRTVKERGFYFDMVQLYDFIFKKDYQYPSTPTLSHMFALNLQLDLMLSVGLEAYWKRHEENMKLTREWAAKHFRLLVEEKYASRTVTVVHNTRELNISDLNKALGERGYQIANGYGDLKDKTFRIAHMGWRTREELEGLFGQMEEILGLK; translated from the coding sequence ATGGCACATAAGAAGCTCTTCATCCCCGGACCCGTCGATGTCCGGCCGGATGTGTTGGCCGCCATGGCCACGCCCATGATGGGTCACCGCAGCAAGGACGCCAGCGCCCTGCAGCGCGCGATCTCCGAGAAGCTCCAGCAGGTCTTCCAGACCCGCGAGCAGATCCTGCTCTCCACCTCCTCGGGCTCGGGCCTGATGGAGGGCTCCATCCGCTCCTTCACCCAGAAGGGCGTGGCCGTCTTCAGCGTGGGCGCCTTCGGCAAGCGCTGGTACGAGATGGCCGTCCAGAACGGCAAGACCGCGGACTTGTTCGAGGTGCCCCAGGGCCAGCACACCACCGCCGAGGCCGTGGAGGCCGCCCTGGCCACGGGCAAGTACGACACCTTCACCATCACGCACAACGAAACCTCCAGCGGCGTGATGAACCCCGTCGCCGAGATCGCCGAAGTGCGCCGGCGTTATCCCGACGTGCTCTGGCTGATGGACGCCGTCTCGAGCATGGGCGGCGCACCCATCGCCGTGGACGAGCTGGGCGTGGACTGCTGCATCACCAGCAGCCAGAAGGCCCTGGCGCTGCCCCCCGGCTTGGCCGCCTGCAGCGTCACCAAGCGCGCCATCGAGCGCGGCCGCACGGTCAAGGAGCGCGGCTTCTACTTCGACATGGTCCAGCTCTACGACTTCATCTTCAAGAAGGACTACCAATACCCGTCCACGCCCACCCTGAGCCACATGTTCGCGCTGAACCTCCAGCTGGACCTAATGCTCTCCGTCGGCCTGGAGGCCTACTGGAAGCGCCACGAGGAAAACATGAAGCTCACGCGCGAGTGGGCGGCCAAGCACTTCCGCCTGCTGGTGGAGGAGAAGTACGCCAGCCGCACCGTCACCGTGGTGCACAACACGCGCGAGCTCAACATCAGCGACCTGAACAAGGCGCTGGGCGAGCGCGGCTACCAGATCGCCAACGGCTACGGCGACCTGAAGGACAAGACCTTCCGCATCGCGCACATGGGCTGGCGCACGCGCGAGGAGCTGGAAGGCCTGTTCGGGCAGATGGAAGAGATCCTGGGTCTCAAGTAG
- the rfaD gene encoding ADP-glyceromanno-heptose 6-epimerase — protein sequence MIIVTGGAGFIGSAVVWELNRRGVDDILIVDRLGTTEKWHNLANLRYSEYHHKDQFLRDLRADGLPAGVTAVIHMGACSSTTERDADYLMFNNVHYSRDLARACAAAGVRLVYASSAATYGDGSQGYSDDLQSLDRLRPLSIYGYSKHLFDLWMRREGLLDNAVGFKFFNVFGVNEYHKGEMRSMALKAWEQIHEHHHVKLFASHRTGHADGGETRDFLYVKDAVRCVAEALEPAIPGGIYNLGTGRPRSFRDMVHAVFAALGREPDIDWVAMPMELRDQYQYYTCAEMDKARAVGLSVPATPLEEAIADYVKGYLERTRAHLGSEG from the coding sequence ATGATCATCGTGACCGGCGGGGCGGGCTTCATCGGCAGTGCCGTGGTCTGGGAGCTGAACCGGCGCGGGGTGGACGACATCCTCATCGTGGACCGGCTGGGCACCACGGAGAAGTGGCACAACCTGGCCAACCTGCGCTACAGCGAGTATCACCACAAGGACCAGTTCCTGCGCGATCTGCGCGCGGACGGCCTGCCGGCGGGCGTCACGGCCGTGATCCACATGGGGGCCTGCAGCTCGACCACCGAGCGCGACGCCGATTACCTGATGTTCAACAACGTGCACTACAGCCGCGATCTGGCCCGCGCCTGCGCGGCCGCCGGCGTGCGCCTGGTCTACGCCTCCAGCGCGGCCACCTACGGCGACGGCTCCCAGGGCTACTCCGACGACCTGCAGAGCCTGGACCGCCTGCGGCCCCTGAGCATCTACGGTTACAGCAAGCACCTCTTTGACCTGTGGATGCGCCGCGAGGGCCTGCTGGACAACGCCGTGGGCTTCAAATTCTTCAACGTCTTCGGCGTGAACGAGTACCACAAGGGCGAGATGCGCTCCATGGCACTCAAGGCCTGGGAGCAGATCCACGAGCACCACCACGTCAAGCTCTTCGCCAGCCACCGCACGGGCCACGCCGACGGCGGCGAGACCCGCGACTTCCTCTACGTGAAGGACGCCGTGCGCTGCGTGGCGGAGGCCCTGGAGCCCGCCATTCCGGGCGGGATCTACAACCTGGGGACGGGCCGGCCGCGCTCCTTCCGCGACATGGTGCACGCGGTGTTCGCCGCGCTGGGCCGCGAACCCGACATCGACTGGGTGGCCATGCCGATGGAACTGCGCGACCAGTACCAGTACTACACCTGCGCCGAGATGGACAAGGCCCGCGCCGTGGGCCTCAGCGTGCCCGCCACGCCGCTGGAGGAGGCCATCGCCGACTACGTCAAGGGCTACCTGGAGCGCACCCGCGCCCACCTGGGCAGCGAGGGCTGA
- a CDS encoding NAD(P)-dependent oxidoreductase: MARILLNDGLDAAAVQALKDKGHDVDTTHYEGDELNSQLKSADAVVIRSATKLREPNIDAALAGGKLKLIIRGGVGIDNIDHVYARAKGIEVRNTPTASSAAVAELALAHMFAVSRFIAHSNVSMRQGEWNKKQYKGTELGGATLGIIGIGRIGQELGKRAQALGMSVVYTDLPGVVWDQPGARRVELPELLAQSDYLSLHVPFDKAKGALLGAAEFAVMKKGVRLVNCSRGGVVDEAALLDALNSGQVAGAGIDVYAEEPTKNQTLLNHPNVSATPHIGAETKQAQTRIGAEVVAILTERLGG; encoded by the coding sequence ATGGCACGCATTCTCTTGAACGACGGCCTCGACGCGGCCGCCGTGCAGGCCCTGAAGGACAAGGGCCACGACGTGGACACCACCCACTACGAGGGCGACGAGCTCAACTCCCAGCTGAAGAGCGCCGACGCGGTGGTCATCCGCAGCGCCACCAAGCTGCGCGAGCCCAACATCGACGCGGCCCTGGCCGGCGGCAAGCTGAAGCTGATCATCCGCGGCGGCGTGGGCATCGACAACATCGACCACGTCTACGCCCGCGCCAAGGGCATCGAAGTCCGCAACACGCCCACCGCCTCCAGCGCGGCCGTGGCCGAGCTGGCGCTGGCCCACATGTTCGCCGTCAGCCGCTTCATCGCGCACAGCAACGTCAGCATGCGCCAGGGCGAGTGGAACAAGAAGCAATACAAGGGCACCGAGCTGGGTGGCGCCACGCTGGGGATCATCGGCATCGGGCGCATCGGCCAGGAACTGGGCAAGCGCGCCCAGGCCCTGGGGATGAGCGTCGTCTACACTGACCTGCCCGGCGTGGTCTGGGACCAGCCCGGTGCCAGGCGCGTGGAGTTGCCCGAATTGCTGGCCCAAAGCGATTACCTCAGCCTGCACGTGCCGTTCGACAAGGCCAAGGGCGCGCTGCTGGGCGCGGCCGAATTCGCCGTGATGAAAAAGGGCGTGCGGCTGGTGAACTGCAGCCGCGGCGGCGTGGTGGACGAGGCCGCCCTGCTGGACGCGCTGAACAGCGGCCAGGTGGCGGGCGCGGGCATCGACGTCTACGCCGAGGAGCCGACCAAGAACCAGACCCTGCTGAACCATCCCAACGTCAGCGCGACGCCGCACATCGGCGCGGAGACCAAACAGGCCCAGACGCGCATCGGCGCCGAGGTGGTAGCCATTCTCACCGAACGGCTGGGGGGCTGA